From one Fodinicurvata sp. EGI_FJ10296 genomic stretch:
- a CDS encoding YeaH/YhbH family protein — MYIIDRRENPKGKSLSNRQRFMERARKQIKEAVREASAGRRIADIEGSEQITIPADGLREPSFRARESGGIRDHVLPGNKEFVSGDRLRRPPPGQSGGRGREASADGDGEDSFRFVLSKEEFLDLFLEDLELPDLMKKSVAVAKATTLKRAGYSSTGAPSNLNLVRTMRNSLSRRIALKRPKGEEITALEAEIFELEASGADPGRLARLVAELETLTRRSMSVPFIDPIDVRYNRFTPVPRPITQAVMFCLMDVSGSMTEYMKDLAKRFFMLLYLFIERRYENVEIVFVRHTHHAEEVDEQTFFYSRETGGTLVSSALEEMRRIVADRYPLDDWNIYAAQASDGDNMSSDGGRLVDLLENHILPISQYFAYIEVSEGDRETLYGRETNLWTAYRAVAARVDNFAMRKVGDRGDIFPVFQDLFSKDHVEG; from the coding sequence GTGTATATCATTGACCGCCGGGAAAACCCGAAAGGCAAGAGCCTCAGCAACCGGCAGAGGTTCATGGAGCGGGCGCGCAAGCAGATAAAGGAGGCTGTGCGCGAAGCGTCAGCAGGCCGGCGCATCGCGGATATCGAGGGCAGCGAACAGATCACGATACCGGCCGACGGTCTGCGCGAACCCAGTTTCCGTGCCCGCGAGTCGGGCGGCATCCGCGATCATGTTCTGCCCGGCAACAAGGAGTTCGTCTCCGGCGACAGATTGCGCCGGCCGCCGCCTGGACAGAGCGGCGGCCGCGGCCGGGAGGCGAGCGCCGATGGCGATGGCGAGGATTCCTTTCGTTTCGTGCTCAGCAAGGAAGAATTTCTCGACCTCTTCCTTGAGGATCTGGAACTGCCGGATCTGATGAAGAAATCGGTAGCGGTGGCCAAGGCGACCACCCTGAAGCGGGCCGGCTATTCATCGACCGGCGCACCGTCGAACCTCAATCTCGTTCGAACGATGCGCAACAGCCTGTCGCGGCGGATTGCGCTGAAGCGGCCCAAAGGGGAAGAGATCACGGCCCTTGAAGCCGAAATCTTCGAACTCGAGGCTTCAGGCGCCGATCCGGGGCGGCTGGCCAGGCTGGTTGCCGAGCTGGAGACATTGACCCGACGGTCGATGTCGGTACCCTTCATCGACCCCATCGATGTGCGGTATAACCGCTTCACACCCGTGCCCAGGCCGATAACCCAGGCGGTGATGTTCTGCCTGATGGACGTATCCGGTTCGATGACCGAATACATGAAGGATCTGGCCAAGCGATTCTTCATGCTTCTCTATCTGTTCATCGAGCGCCGGTATGAGAACGTCGAGATCGTCTTCGTCCGGCATACCCATCACGCCGAGGAAGTCGACGAGCAGACATTCTTTTACAGCCGGGAAACCGGTGGCACGCTTGTGTCCAGCGCATTGGAGGAAATGCGCCGGATCGTTGCCGATCGCTACCCTCTGGACGACTGGAACATTTATGCCGCGCAGGCGTCGGACGGCGACAACATGAGCAGCGACGGCGGACGGCTGGTGGATCTGCTGGAAAACCACATCCTGCCGATCAGCCAGTACTTCGCCTATATCGAAGTGTCGGAAGGGGATCGCGAAACGCTGTACGGCCGGGAAACCAATCTCTGGACGGCCTATCGGGCCGTGGCGGCGCGGGTGGACAATTTCGCGATGCGCAAGGTCGGTGACCGCGGCGATATTTTCCCGGTATTTCAGGATCTGTTTTCCAAGGATCATGTCGAAGGTTGA
- a CDS encoding nodulation protein NfeD yields the protein MIRKKSYTVRCLTVIALAMAFVVGSGGWVGADEAPVAATAESVVLVATIDGPIGPATADYLASVLTEAAERRASAVVLRLNTPGGLVSSTRTIVSAILASTVPVITYVAPPGGGAASAGTYIAYASHVAAMAPATNIGAATPIPMGGSAPLPGGGPDDDADAESEDGPDIDRESGDSVTEDRPPRDAAEAKMINDAVAYIRSLAELRGRNADWAERSVTEAASLTATEAERQRVVDLMAGSVADLLSAVDGRRVIVAGDREIELSTDAARLEEVEPGLLLEILAVITNPNITLILLVLGVYGLIFEFLAPGSFVPGTIGILSLILGMYALNVLPFSYAGAALLIVGLALMAGEAVVPSFGALGIGGALAFAVGAGMLIDTSAPGFGISWIVIGVATALTLSLALFVLSAAIRSGRRPERLEPAMPERQLAKVVSWKVDAGTVTVDGKTWTATGNGPFEPGETVNVIDSNGRTLIVGREGG from the coding sequence ATGATCAGGAAAAAAAGTTACACGGTGCGCTGCCTGACGGTTATCGCCCTGGCAATGGCCTTTGTCGTAGGATCAGGTGGCTGGGTCGGGGCGGATGAGGCCCCGGTCGCGGCAACCGCGGAGAGCGTCGTACTGGTGGCCACCATCGATGGACCGATCGGGCCTGCCACGGCGGACTATCTTGCCTCTGTCCTGACCGAAGCGGCCGAGCGTCGGGCGTCGGCCGTCGTGCTGCGCTTGAACACACCGGGCGGGCTGGTATCGTCGACTAGAACGATCGTCAGTGCAATACTGGCGTCTACGGTTCCTGTCATCACTTATGTCGCGCCGCCGGGCGGAGGGGCGGCCAGCGCCGGCACCTATATCGCCTATGCATCGCATGTGGCTGCCATGGCACCGGCGACGAATATCGGCGCCGCCACGCCGATCCCCATGGGCGGATCGGCGCCGTTGCCGGGGGGCGGTCCGGACGATGATGCGGACGCCGAGTCGGAAGATGGCCCGGACATCGACCGGGAGTCTGGCGACTCGGTCACAGAAGACCGGCCACCACGGGATGCGGCCGAGGCGAAAATGATCAACGACGCCGTGGCGTATATCCGATCCCTGGCCGAGCTTCGCGGGCGTAATGCCGACTGGGCCGAAAGGTCGGTGACCGAGGCGGCAAGTCTGACGGCAACCGAAGCCGAGCGGCAACGGGTCGTCGATCTGATGGCGGGGTCTGTTGCAGACCTGCTGTCGGCTGTGGACGGCCGTCGCGTCATCGTCGCCGGCGACCGCGAGATTGAGCTTTCCACGGATGCGGCGCGCCTGGAAGAAGTTGAGCCGGGCTTGCTGCTGGAAATACTGGCAGTTATCACGAATCCGAATATCACCCTGATTCTGCTCGTTCTCGGCGTTTATGGCCTGATATTCGAATTTCTGGCACCGGGATCGTTCGTGCCGGGGACGATTGGCATATTGTCGCTGATACTCGGAATGTACGCGCTGAACGTCTTGCCGTTCAGCTATGCCGGTGCGGCTTTGCTGATTGTCGGTTTGGCCTTGATGGCTGGCGAGGCCGTCGTGCCCAGCTTTGGTGCGCTGGGGATCGGCGGCGCGCTGGCTTTCGCGGTCGGTGCAGGGATGTTGATCGACACCTCTGCGCCCGGGTTCGGAATATCCTGGATCGTGATCGGTGTGGCGACCGCCCTGACGCTTTCGCTGGCCTTGTTCGTACTGTCGGCCGCCATCAGATCCGGACGCCGGCCAGAGCGGCTGGAGCCGGCGATGCCGGAGCGGCAGCTGGCGAAAGTCGTCTCATGGAAGGTGGATGCGGGCACTGTCACTGTCGACGGCAAGACCTGGACCGCTACCGGTAATGGGCCATTCGAACCGGGTGAAACGGTCAACGTCATCGACTCCAACGGCCGCACCCTGATCGTCGGGCGAGAGGGCGGCTGA
- a CDS encoding BMP family ABC transporter substrate-binding protein has protein sequence MKKLAASVLAFTASMAVAQADEISPAVVYDMGGKFDRSFNEGVYNGVEQFREETGIDYREFEVTNEGQREQALERMARAGSDIVIAVGFAQAPPLEDVAARYPDTMFTIIDAVVDAPNVQSIVFKEHEGSFLVGVLAAMASETGAVGFIGGMDIPLIRNFECGYEQGAVHQNPDIEVIANMTGTTPAAWNDPARGGELARSQFDRGADVIFAAAGGTGVGVYQAAEDTGNLAIGVDSNQNHLHPGTMLTSMVKRVDVAAYNAFTDAMNGDWEPGVLNLGLAEEGVGWALDEHNEDLITDEMRDRVEEVRDSIIAGDLNVVSYHENNACEY, from the coding sequence ATGAAAAAACTAGCGGCTTCAGTGTTGGCATTCACGGCATCGATGGCGGTCGCACAGGCGGATGAAATTTCGCCTGCGGTCGTCTACGACATGGGGGGCAAGTTCGACCGCTCCTTCAACGAGGGCGTCTATAACGGCGTCGAGCAGTTCCGCGAAGAAACCGGCATCGACTATCGCGAATTCGAGGTCACCAACGAAGGCCAGCGGGAACAGGCTCTGGAACGGATGGCCCGCGCCGGTTCGGACATCGTCATCGCGGTCGGCTTCGCTCAGGCGCCGCCGCTGGAAGACGTGGCCGCGCGCTACCCTGACACGATGTTCACGATCATCGATGCCGTCGTGGATGCGCCGAACGTCCAGTCGATCGTCTTCAAGGAACACGAAGGCTCGTTCCTCGTCGGCGTGCTTGCCGCCATGGCATCTGAAACCGGCGCCGTTGGCTTCATTGGCGGAATGGACATTCCCCTGATCCGCAATTTCGAATGCGGCTACGAGCAGGGCGCCGTCCATCAGAACCCGGATATCGAGGTCATCGCAAACATGACCGGTACCACGCCGGCAGCCTGGAACGACCCCGCACGCGGCGGCGAACTCGCCCGCAGCCAGTTCGACCGCGGTGCCGACGTCATCTTTGCCGCCGCCGGCGGAACCGGGGTCGGTGTCTATCAGGCCGCCGAAGACACCGGCAATCTCGCCATCGGCGTCGACAGCAACCAGAACCATCTGCACCCCGGCACCATGCTGACATCCATGGTCAAGCGGGTCGACGTTGCCGCATACAATGCCTTCACCGATGCCATGAACGGCGACTGGGAACCCGGTGTGTTGAATCTCGGCCTCGCGGAAGAAGGCGTCGGCTGGGCGCTGGACGAACACAACGAAGATCTGATCACCGACGAGATGCGCGACCGTGTCGAGGAAGTCCGCGATTCCATCATCGCCGGCGATCTGAACGTCGTCAGCTACCATGAAAACAACGCCTGCGAGTATTAA
- a CDS encoding cyclic nucleotide-binding domain-containing protein, with protein sequence MRFAPGMPIFDEGESAAALYNVTSGTVKLYKHLPDGRRQITGFLFAGDFLGLAVKETYSYSAEAVSETYVCRFPRQKLESVVRDFPHFQQRLYSIASNELAVAQDQMLLLGRKAAKEKIASFLLTLSARAVRRGQPATPVALQMGRSDIADYLGLTTETVSRSFTQLKSAGVIRLMEGNKVDLAERDRLQEIAEGN encoded by the coding sequence ATGCGATTTGCGCCGGGCATGCCGATATTCGACGAAGGGGAAAGCGCTGCAGCGCTTTACAACGTCACTTCAGGCACCGTGAAGCTCTACAAGCATCTTCCCGACGGCCGCCGGCAGATCACGGGGTTTCTGTTCGCCGGTGATTTCCTCGGTCTGGCCGTCAAGGAGACGTACTCCTACAGTGCCGAGGCCGTCTCCGAGACCTATGTGTGCCGTTTCCCCCGCCAGAAACTCGAGTCGGTGGTCAGGGATTTCCCGCATTTTCAGCAGCGCTTGTACTCGATCGCCTCGAACGAACTGGCCGTGGCCCAGGATCAGATGCTGCTTCTGGGCCGGAAAGCGGCCAAGGAGAAGATCGCCTCCTTCCTGTTGACGCTTTCGGCCCGCGCCGTGCGCCGAGGGCAGCCGGCGACGCCGGTTGCGTTGCAGATGGGGCGGTCTGACATCGCTGATTATCTGGGCCTGACGACAGAGACCGTGAGCCGATCCTTCACGCAGTTGAAATCCGCCGGCGTGATTCGACTGATGGAAGGCAACAAGGTCGATCTGGCCGAACGCGACCGGCTCCAGGAGATTGCCGAGGGAAACTGA
- a CDS encoding PrkA family serine protein kinase: MPVSVDDLFSQFTQSFETRRETEMSLQEYLEGCRDDPMMYASAAERMVAAIGEPEIINTARDPRLGRVYMNRTIKVYPSFQEFYGMEETIERIVGFFQYAAQGLEERKQILYLLGPVGGGKSSLAERLKALMEQYPVYVLKAGDQISPVFESPLGLFDPEEMGDSLESRFGIPRRRLTGLASPWAVKRLDEFRGDISRFKVVKLHPSRLRQISVCKTEPGDENNQDISSLVGKVDIRKLELYSQNDSDAYSYSGGLNRANQGILEFVEMFKAPIKMLHPLLTATQEGNYAGTENIGAMPYQGIILAHSNEAEWQSFRNNKNNEAFIDRICVIKVPYCLRVTEELKIYDKLIRNSELSTAPLAPHTLEMLARFAVLSRLREHENSNLFSKMRVYDGENLREVDPRAKSVQEYRDVAGVDEGMDGISTRFAFKVLSTTFNYDSTEVAADPVHLMYMLEQAIKREQFSDEIEKKYLAFIKGELAPRYAEFIGNEIQKAYLESYHDYGQNLFDRYVDYADAWIEDQDFKDPDTGQLMDRELLNQELSKIEKPAGIANPKDFRNEVVKFSLRSRASNAGKNPSWTSYEKIRQVIERKMFSQVEDLLPVISFGTKKESETEKKHQEFVDRMTDRGYTERQVRRLVEWYMRVKQAG; encoded by the coding sequence TTGCCAGTGAGCGTCGACGATCTCTTCAGTCAGTTCACGCAGAGCTTCGAAACCCGCAGGGAAACGGAGATGTCCCTGCAGGAGTACCTCGAAGGCTGCCGCGACGATCCGATGATGTACGCCTCTGCCGCCGAGAGGATGGTCGCTGCCATCGGCGAGCCGGAGATCATCAACACGGCCAGGGATCCGCGCCTGGGCCGCGTGTACATGAATCGGACGATCAAGGTTTATCCGAGCTTCCAGGAATTCTACGGGATGGAGGAGACGATCGAGCGGATCGTCGGGTTCTTCCAGTATGCGGCCCAGGGCCTGGAAGAGCGTAAGCAGATCCTCTATCTCCTCGGGCCCGTCGGCGGCGGCAAGTCGTCGCTGGCCGAACGCCTGAAGGCCCTGATGGAGCAGTATCCGGTCTATGTGCTGAAGGCGGGCGATCAGATCAGCCCCGTATTCGAAAGCCCCCTTGGTCTGTTCGACCCGGAGGAGATGGGCGACTCGCTCGAATCGCGCTTCGGAATTCCGCGTCGGCGGCTGACCGGACTGGCCTCGCCATGGGCGGTCAAGCGTCTGGACGAATTCCGCGGCGATATCTCGCGGTTCAAGGTCGTGAAGCTTCACCCGTCCCGGCTGCGCCAGATTTCGGTCTGCAAGACCGAGCCGGGCGACGAGAACAACCAGGATATCTCTTCGCTGGTCGGCAAGGTCGATATTCGCAAGCTTGAGTTGTACAGCCAGAACGACTCCGATGCCTATAGCTACTCCGGCGGATTGAACCGGGCGAACCAGGGCATTCTCGAATTCGTCGAGATGTTCAAGGCACCGATCAAGATGCTCCATCCGCTATTGACCGCAACGCAGGAAGGCAACTATGCCGGCACCGAGAACATCGGTGCGATGCCGTACCAGGGCATAATCCTCGCGCACTCGAACGAAGCCGAATGGCAGAGTTTCCGGAACAACAAGAACAACGAAGCGTTTATCGACCGTATTTGCGTCATCAAGGTTCCCTATTGCCTGCGGGTAACAGAGGAGCTGAAGATCTACGACAAGTTGATCAGGAACTCCGAATTGAGCACGGCGCCGCTGGCGCCGCACACGCTGGAAATGCTCGCCCGGTTCGCGGTGCTGTCGCGGCTGCGCGAGCACGAGAACTCCAACCTGTTCTCGAAGATGCGGGTCTATGACGGCGAGAATCTGAGAGAGGTCGACCCGCGCGCGAAGTCGGTTCAGGAGTACCGCGACGTCGCCGGCGTGGATGAAGGCATGGACGGGATTTCGACCCGATTCGCGTTCAAGGTTCTGTCGACAACGTTCAACTACGACAGCACCGAAGTCGCCGCCGACCCGGTCCATCTGATGTACATGCTGGAACAGGCGATCAAGCGCGAGCAGTTCAGCGACGAGATCGAAAAGAAGTACCTTGCGTTCATCAAGGGCGAGCTTGCGCCCCGCTATGCCGAATTTATAGGCAACGAGATTCAGAAGGCCTATCTGGAAAGCTATCACGACTATGGCCAGAATCTTTTCGACCGGTATGTCGACTACGCCGATGCCTGGATCGAGGATCAGGACTTCAAGGATCCCGACACCGGTCAGTTGATGGACCGGGAACTTCTGAATCAGGAGTTGAGCAAGATCGAGAAACCCGCCGGTATCGCGAATCCCAAGGACTTCCGGAACGAAGTGGTCAAGTTCTCGCTTCGCTCCCGGGCGAGCAACGCCGGCAAGAACCCGTCCTGGACCTCGTACGAGAAGATCCGTCAGGTGATCGAGCGCAAGATGTTCAGCCAGGTGGAAGACCTGCTGCCGGTGATCAGCTTCGGCACCAAGAAGGAATCGGAAACGGAGAAGAAGCACCAGGAGTTCGTCGATCGCATGACGGATCGCGGCTACACCGAGCGTCAGGTGCGCCGCCTGGTGGAGTGGTACATGCGGGTCAAGCAAGCCGGCTGA
- a CDS encoding ABC transporter permease, translating to MIDFLQFLVPMLESTVRVATPLILAALAGLFAERSGVVDIGLEGKMLGAAFAAAAVAAISGSAWIGLSAGIATAVALALLHGFACITHRGNQIVSGVAINTLVMGLAPTLGIAWFARGGQTPTLSGDARFQSIDLPFAGALAEVPVVGAVYSQLISGHNILVYLAFLAVPGCAWVLYRSRFGLRLRAVGENPAAVDTAGIGVAAMRYKAMLITGVLTGIAGSYLSVAQNASFVRDMTAGQGFLALAALIFAKWRPVPVLFTCLLFGFLGALEARLQGVPIPGVGEVPVQFIQALPYILTVVLLAGFIGKAVPPRAIGEPYVKER from the coding sequence ATGATCGACTTCCTGCAGTTTCTGGTCCCGATGCTGGAAAGCACGGTGAGGGTCGCGACACCGCTCATCCTGGCTGCTTTGGCGGGACTGTTCGCCGAGCGCTCCGGCGTTGTGGATATCGGCCTGGAGGGCAAGATGCTGGGCGCCGCCTTCGCGGCGGCAGCCGTCGCCGCAATTTCGGGGTCGGCCTGGATCGGGCTATCGGCCGGCATCGCCACCGCCGTCGCGCTCGCCCTGCTCCATGGCTTTGCCTGTATCACGCATCGCGGCAACCAGATCGTATCGGGTGTCGCCATCAATACACTTGTAATGGGACTGGCGCCGACACTGGGCATAGCCTGGTTCGCCAGAGGCGGCCAGACGCCGACCCTTTCTGGCGATGCGCGCTTCCAGTCGATCGACCTGCCGTTTGCCGGGGCACTGGCGGAGGTGCCCGTGGTCGGGGCCGTCTATTCACAGCTGATCAGCGGGCATAACATTCTCGTTTATCTTGCCTTTCTGGCCGTGCCCGGTTGTGCCTGGGTGCTCTACCGGTCGCGTTTCGGCCTGAGACTACGGGCCGTCGGCGAGAATCCGGCGGCGGTCGACACCGCCGGGATCGGTGTCGCCGCAATGCGATACAAGGCAATGCTGATTACGGGGGTTCTGACTGGTATCGCGGGCAGCTATCTTTCCGTCGCCCAGAACGCATCCTTCGTCCGCGACATGACCGCCGGGCAGGGATTTCTGGCGCTCGCCGCGCTGATCTTCGCGAAATGGCGCCCCGTGCCGGTGCTGTTCACCTGCCTGCTGTTCGGGTTTCTGGGAGCGCTTGAAGCCCGGCTTCAGGGCGTGCCGATACCCGGCGTTGGCGAAGTTCCGGTGCAGTTCATTCAGGCCCTGCCCTATATTCTGACGGTGGTCCTTCTGGCGGGATTCATCGGCAAGGCCGTGCCGCCCCGCGCCATCGGCGAACCTTATGTCAAAGAACGATAG
- a CDS encoding ABC transporter permease, with product MSVALSGADVPRWVGYVLIPAINLALALFVSGLVILIIGENPIEAGRILLLGAFGDGDFIPHSYAIGYTLYYATNFIFTGLCFALAFHCGLFNIGGEGQAYIGGLGVGLACLYLDFLPFLLVFPLAILAAAAFGAGWAFIPGYLQAKRGSHVVITTIMFNFIASSLMVYLMVNVLIRPGQQSPESRPFADHIGLPQMHEMAAWFGADFSSSPMNLSFVFALFMCLIVWLLIWRTRWGFELRTVGQSPQAAVYGGISPSRNIILAMALSGALAGFVGINEIMGVHERLLLNFAAGYGFGGIAVALMGRNHPVGIVLASILFGILYQGGAELSFEMPTITREMIVVIQGLVILFAGALENMFRPRIEALFRRPAPSVAATAH from the coding sequence ATGAGTGTCGCTCTTTCAGGTGCCGATGTGCCACGGTGGGTCGGTTACGTCCTTATTCCGGCAATCAATCTGGCCCTCGCCTTGTTCGTTTCGGGCCTCGTCATCCTGATCATCGGAGAGAATCCGATCGAAGCCGGCCGGATCCTGTTGCTTGGCGCCTTTGGCGATGGCGACTTCATTCCGCACAGCTATGCGATCGGTTATACGCTCTACTATGCGACGAATTTCATATTCACAGGACTGTGTTTCGCGCTGGCGTTTCATTGCGGGCTGTTCAATATCGGCGGTGAAGGCCAGGCCTATATCGGCGGCCTTGGAGTCGGACTGGCCTGTCTTTACCTGGATTTTCTGCCCTTTCTGCTCGTCTTTCCCCTGGCCATTCTGGCAGCGGCCGCCTTTGGCGCGGGTTGGGCATTCATACCGGGTTATCTTCAGGCAAAGCGCGGCAGCCATGTCGTCATAACGACGATCATGTTCAACTTCATTGCGTCGTCGCTAATGGTCTATCTGATGGTGAACGTGCTGATCCGCCCGGGTCAGCAAAGCCCGGAAAGCCGGCCGTTCGCCGATCACATCGGCTTGCCGCAAATGCACGAAATGGCGGCCTGGTTCGGCGCCGACTTTTCCAGTTCGCCCATGAATCTCAGCTTCGTCTTCGCCCTGTTCATGTGCCTGATCGTCTGGCTGCTGATCTGGCGGACGCGATGGGGATTCGAACTGCGCACGGTCGGCCAGAGTCCGCAGGCCGCGGTGTACGGCGGTATCTCGCCATCCCGGAACATCATCCTCGCCATGGCGCTTTCGGGTGCGCTGGCCGGATTCGTCGGCATCAACGAGATCATGGGCGTGCACGAGCGGCTGCTGCTGAATTTTGCCGCCGGTTACGGCTTTGGCGGTATCGCGGTCGCGCTCATGGGGCGCAACCATCCCGTCGGCATCGTGCTGGCATCCATCCTTTTCGGCATCCTCTATCAGGGTGGCGCCGAATTGTCGTTTGAAATGCCCACGATCACCCGCGAGATGATCGTCGTCATTCAGGGATTGGTCATCCTCTTTGCCGGGGCGCTGGAAAACATGTTCCGACCACGGATCGAAGCACTGTTCCGACGGCCGGCGCCATCCGTCGCCGCGACAGCGCACTAG
- a CDS encoding ABC transporter ATP-binding protein — translation MTASTDGKQDGTAPAGTGAAAIELRRINKRFGPVRANRDIDLIVRAGTIHGIIGENGAGKSTLMSILYGFYRADDGTILVNGRERQINTPDDAIAAGIGMVHQHFMLVDTFTVLENVILGMEGGFRLRDGLATARQALEKLEREYSLHVDLDAVVGDLPVGIQQRVEILKALHRGADTLILDEPTAVLTPQEADHLFRILRALRDQGKTVILITHKLREIMAITDAVSVMRNGEMVAHRQTAGTDREELAELMVGRKVLVRVSKDTAQAGETAMSVRDLDVVDALGVRRVKKASFEVRRGEIVGIAGVAGNGQSELLAALAGIRAPAAGSITIGGRSSTADAPLDAHVMRQLGVAHVPEDRLREGLVKTFHAYENTILGYHGLPEYNSGPIQRRGAVIADCENKMRRYDVRPPNPQLLGRSFSGGNQQKIVIAREFDRDPDLLLVGQPTRGVDIGAIEFIHRRLIEMRDAGKAVLLVSVELDEIFALADRILVMFDGNIVGEVAADQANEKRLGLMMAGIAPEEAETEAPTAPADERPADFNPALDESRISKA, via the coding sequence ATGACGGCATCTACGGATGGCAAGCAGGATGGCACCGCCCCGGCCGGGACCGGGGCGGCGGCTATCGAGTTGCGCCGCATAAACAAGCGTTTCGGACCGGTCCGCGCCAACAGGGACATCGACCTGATCGTCCGGGCGGGGACGATTCACGGCATCATCGGCGAGAACGGTGCCGGCAAATCAACGCTGATGAGCATCCTTTACGGATTCTATCGCGCCGACGACGGCACCATTCTGGTGAATGGCCGCGAGCGCCAGATCAACACGCCGGACGACGCGATTGCAGCCGGTATCGGCATGGTCCACCAGCATTTCATGCTGGTGGACACCTTCACTGTGCTGGAAAACGTCATTCTGGGCATGGAAGGCGGATTCCGATTGCGCGACGGTCTCGCCACGGCCCGGCAGGCGCTGGAAAAGCTCGAACGCGAGTATTCGCTCCATGTCGATCTCGACGCCGTCGTCGGGGATCTCCCGGTCGGCATCCAGCAACGGGTGGAGATCCTCAAGGCGCTGCATCGCGGCGCCGATACCCTGATCCTCGACGAGCCAACCGCCGTGCTGACGCCGCAGGAGGCGGACCATCTGTTCCGTATACTGCGGGCGCTGCGCGATCAGGGAAAGACGGTCATTCTGATTACCCACAAACTGCGGGAAATCATGGCCATCACGGACGCCGTTTCGGTCATGCGCAACGGCGAAATGGTCGCGCACCGGCAAACCGCCGGCACCGACCGCGAAGAACTGGCCGAACTCATGGTCGGCCGCAAGGTCCTTGTCCGCGTTTCCAAGGACACGGCGCAAGCCGGCGAAACCGCCATGTCCGTGCGCGATCTGGACGTCGTCGACGCGCTGGGTGTCAGGCGGGTCAAAAAGGCGAGTTTCGAGGTCAGACGGGGCGAGATCGTCGGCATCGCCGGCGTTGCAGGCAACGGCCAGTCGGAATTGCTTGCGGCCCTGGCCGGCATTCGCGCGCCGGCAGCCGGATCGATCACCATCGGCGGCCGATCCAGCACCGCCGACGCCCCTCTCGATGCCCATGTCATGCGGCAACTGGGGGTGGCTCATGTGCCCGAGGATCGACTTCGGGAGGGTCTGGTCAAAACCTTCCACGCCTATGAGAACACCATTCTCGGCTATCACGGGCTTCCGGAATACAATAGTGGGCCGATTCAGCGGCGCGGCGCGGTGATCGCCGACTGCGAGAACAAGATGCGGCGATACGACGTCCGCCCCCCCAATCCGCAGCTGCTCGGCCGGAGCTTTTCCGGCGGCAACCAGCAGAAGATCGTCATAGCCCGGGAATTCGACCGGGATCCCGACCTTCTCCTGGTCGGCCAGCCGACCCGCGGGGTCGACATCGGCGCGATAGAATTCATCCACCGGCGCTTGATCGAGATGCGTGACGCCGGCAAGGCGGTGCTGCTGGTTTCGGTCGAACTCGACGAGATTTTCGCGCTTGCAGACCGCATCCTTGTCATGTTCGACGGCAACATTGTTGGCGAAGTCGCCGCCGACCAGGCAAACGAGAAGCGTCTGGGCCTGATGATGGCGGGCATCGCGCCCGAGGAAGCCGAGACCGAGGCCCCGACCGCGCCTGCCGATGAACGCCCTGCCGATTTCAATCCCGCCCTTGATGAAAGCCGGATTTCCAAAGCATGA
- a CDS encoding hemolysin III family protein has translation MTTFMDKWGMDKWGMDKWGMDKWGAPRRKTQQTVECATRHPPETVGEMIANVATHGAGAVMSAVGLAVLVMLTVSAGATPVTMISMIIYGATLVLLYSASTLYHAVRGPRAREICRLMDHGAIFLLIAGTYTPFTLVGLGGQAGWVLFVVIWSIAISGILMRVMLRTRGAGFFVPLYLAMGWLMVIAAGDLTATVQHGMIWLAAGGVFYTAGLIFFAWRRLPYNHAVWHLFVLGGSACHFVAIAAYVLPVGT, from the coding sequence ATGACCACATTCATGGACAAATGGGGCATGGACAAATGGGGCATGGACAAATGGGGCATGGACAAATGGGGCGCCCCCCGACGCAAGACGCAGCAGACGGTCGAATGCGCGACGCGGCACCCGCCCGAAACAGTGGGCGAGATGATCGCCAATGTCGCCACCCATGGGGCCGGCGCCGTGATGTCCGCCGTCGGGCTGGCGGTTCTGGTCATGCTGACAGTATCGGCGGGAGCGACGCCGGTTACGATGATCAGCATGATCATCTATGGCGCCACTCTGGTGCTGCTTTATTCGGCGTCGACGCTCTATCACGCCGTTCGCGGGCCGCGCGCCAGAGAGATTTGCCGCCTGATGGATCATGGCGCAATCTTCCTTCTGATCGCGGGGACGTACACGCCGTTCACGCTTGTCGGATTGGGCGGGCAGGCCGGATGGGTATTGTTCGTGGTAATCTGGTCGATCGCCATCTCCGGCATCCTGATGCGCGTCATGCTGCGGACGCGCGGCGCCGGGTTCTTCGTTCCCCTTTATCTGGCGATGGGCTGGCTGATGGTGATCGCTGCGGGCGATCTGACCGCCACGGTTCAGCACGGCATGATATGGCTGGCGGCGGGCGGCGTCTTTTACACCGCCGGCCTGATCTTTTTCGCGTGGCGGCGGCTGCCCTATAACCATGCCGTCTGGCATCTGTTCGTTCTTGGTGGCAGCGCCTGCCATTTTGTCGCGATCGCAGCTTACGTGTTGCCAGTCGGGACCTGA